The following coding sequences lie in one Methylotuvimicrobium alcaliphilum 20Z genomic window:
- a CDS encoding SixA phosphatase family protein: protein MAKTLMLLRHGKSDWEVDADDFNRPLKKRGKKAAVRIGQWMRKQKLKPGLIVTSPAVRAQTTAERASEALGFAGAEIIRDQRLYEAELADFKAVLSDCPADIGRILLVGHNPGLETLLHYLVAGIEMPDDGKLLATATLAVLTMPSDWTELNEHCAKLVSITRASSLS from the coding sequence ATGGCTAAAACTTTAATGTTGCTTCGGCATGGTAAATCGGATTGGGAGGTTGATGCCGATGATTTCAATCGCCCTCTGAAAAAACGCGGGAAAAAAGCCGCAGTTCGCATCGGACAATGGATGCGTAAGCAAAAACTTAAACCCGGCTTGATTGTTACTTCGCCTGCCGTGCGTGCGCAGACAACCGCCGAGAGAGCAAGTGAAGCTTTAGGTTTTGCCGGTGCCGAGATTATTCGGGATCAGCGTCTCTACGAAGCTGAGTTAGCCGATTTTAAGGCCGTTTTATCCGATTGTCCGGCCGATATCGGGCGGATTTTATTGGTGGGACACAACCCTGGTCTTGAAACTTTGTTGCACTATTTGGTTGCCGGCATCGAGATGCCCGACGACGGCAAATTGCTTGCGACCGCAACGCTTGCGGTTTTGACGATGCCGTCCGATTGGACGGAGCTTAACGAACACTGCGCGAAATTAGTCTCGATTACACGCGCTTCATCGTTGTCATAA
- a CDS encoding PstS family phosphate ABC transporter substrate-binding protein: protein MTFSFNLNKLTQALGFSLAFLIAGPAVAVQTVDPGLSDYQKVSGVSGNLSSEGSDTLANLMTLWAEEFKRIYPSVNIQVQAAGSSTAPPALTEGKANLGPMSRKMKDNELDAFESKYGYKPTAIPVAIDALAVFVNKDNPIRGLTLAQIDAILSSTRKCGYPNDIVTWGQAGLDGAWKNQSMQLYGRNSVSGTYGYFKDEALCKGDFKNNVNEQPGSASVVQSVTSSLNGIGYSGLGYKTSGVKTVALASREGQAYVDATPENAIAGTYPLARFLYVYVNKHPNKPLAPLEQEFIKMVLSKTGQQVVIKDGYIPLPAKVANKVLGSIEMR from the coding sequence ATGACGTTTTCATTTAATTTAAATAAATTAACTCAGGCATTGGGTTTTTCTCTGGCTTTTTTGATTGCCGGTCCCGCTGTAGCGGTGCAGACGGTCGATCCTGGTCTGTCCGACTATCAAAAAGTGAGCGGCGTATCCGGTAATCTCTCGAGCGAAGGGTCCGACACACTCGCCAATTTGATGACTTTGTGGGCCGAGGAGTTCAAGCGCATTTATCCGAGCGTTAATATTCAGGTACAGGCAGCAGGTTCCTCGACCGCGCCGCCGGCGTTGACCGAAGGCAAAGCCAATCTCGGGCCGATGAGCCGGAAAATGAAGGATAACGAACTGGATGCTTTCGAAAGTAAATACGGTTATAAACCGACTGCGATTCCAGTCGCAATAGACGCCCTAGCGGTATTCGTCAATAAGGATAATCCGATCCGTGGTTTGACTTTAGCTCAAATCGATGCGATTTTGTCGTCGACGCGTAAATGCGGTTATCCAAACGATATCGTAACTTGGGGGCAGGCTGGGCTTGACGGCGCTTGGAAAAACCAAAGCATGCAATTATACGGACGTAATTCAGTATCCGGTACCTACGGTTATTTCAAGGATGAGGCCTTGTGCAAAGGCGATTTTAAAAACAATGTCAACGAGCAACCCGGTTCGGCATCGGTCGTTCAATCGGTAACTAGTTCGCTCAATGGTATCGGTTATTCCGGTTTAGGCTATAAGACTTCCGGAGTCAAAACGGTTGCGCTGGCGTCGAGAGAAGGACAAGCCTATGTCGATGCGACGCCGGAAAACGCAATTGCCGGAACTTATCCGTTGGCGCGTTTCTTATATGTCTACGTTAACAAACATCCGAATAAACCTCTAGCGCCGCTCGAGCAGGAATTCATCAAAATGGTTTTATCCAAAACCGGTCAACAAGTCGTCATTAAAGACGGCTATATCCCGCTGCCAGCCAAGGTCGCCAATAAAGTTCTGGGTTCGATAGAAATGAGGTGA